Below is a genomic region from Primulina eburnea isolate SZY01 chromosome 9, ASM2296580v1, whole genome shotgun sequence.
GCAACCTCACGGGGGTCACTCATAGCATGAAAACCAGGCCATTTCACCCTAGCAGCAGTTGAAGCCCCACTCCCGGTGTTCATATACTCCCCGTAGTATAGGGTCGAGAGCGCGAAATCTCCGTCCCACTCAGTCCACCCCTTCCCATCAATCATACCATCCAGATCCGTTTTGGAAACCACGGTCCTCGAGTACTTCTTCCACGGCCTGCCTAGGTAACTCTTGAACATCCCCTTAACATCACCGAAATCAGAAGCTGGCACGACACGGGAATTCACAATAGAAATCCCCGTGTTCTCATTCGGGTCGTCCCTTCCCTGCGCGGTTACCATGTTGGATTGGTGATCCATCGGCCTACGGACGAATATATCGCAGTTCTGGAAAACCACCGCTGCGTCACCGAATATGAAGTCGATCGTTCCGTGTATCTGGCAGTCGCGATAAAACTGCCGTAGAGAGTGGACTAGAAGGGTATCTTGGTACCCCTTGAAGCTGCATTGGTAGAAAATGGCTAGGTCCGAGCTTGCCCTCAATGCCACTGCCTGATGTTTGTGTGGCCCCGCCGTGTTCTCGAATGCCACGCCCCCTCGCCCAGAACCCGTCGCCGGAAACACCTACACAAACAAAAAACACAAGAATATCTATTCAAGATGCTAGAAAAAATTCGATAAGAACTACTCAAATAACCATGAAATTGCATGCTACTAACCAAATGTAGCAGAGCTGAAAGTGGTTTGCCCATCTTGCACATTACCACTTGCTGTCACAACAGTTTTGTCCATGCCATCGCCAACCAGCATAATGTTCTTCAAATCCCTACCGATCTCTACTTTCTCGTTGTACAAGCCCGATTTCACGTATATTATCGCTCTTTCGGGACGATTTCCGCCCATTCCAGCGAGTGCCACGATTGCTTCGTTGATTGTCTTATAATTTCCGGAACCATCCTTAGCAACTACAAGATCAGCCTTTGAAGTAGCCGGGTTCCAAGATGTTAGTGGCCCCCCTTCTTGGTTGGAGACTGGCTTCCTCTTCACCCCTGTATTACAATGTTACAAAGGATATTTAGATACacatttatgaaatatatatagataaaaaaaaacttcATTAAAAACTTAATTAAAGATcctaagatttaaaaaaaaattaagttgaGATAAATTTTTAATTGGTTTTTCTAATATAACTATTAATTAAAATAGACTTCAagatttattaatttttcaatttataATCCTCTATCGAtattaatattttgaatttttatcactcGAGCTAATTTTTAACTTTTCTGTTAATCATTCATtgattttaatttgttaaatattataaaataaaattaaaagaagTCTCGGAAAAAATATTTGACAACACGATTATATATGACCCTAAAAGTCAccacatttaaatataaaatttcttGTATAACAAAAGGATGCATCAACTATCAAGCTCAACGATATTATGTTTGTTAGATAGATAACCTATCTTAGATTGAGAAAATACATATTTTAAGAAAATAGATACAATTAAGTATAAACATAAGATACCATTTTAAAACCAAGtagtttatataaatatatcgtCCACAAATACACGTTAacacataaaatttaaaaaaatgatttttttctattgacttttttttttgttttgagtTTTAGCTCaaataagttttaaattttaattttagtttgTAACTTCGATTTTCTTTAGCTTATATTCTTAATTAATGTCACATCATCAATCAAGTTAAATTAATCTGAAATTGAAGTCACTAGTCAGTGTATCAAAATCTAAATTTGAATACTCATGCAGTGTTAGAACctctaaaaaaatgatttttcaaaTGAAAAATCACTGTTTTTGAAAGATCACAAACGCTCTCTAATAGactgaaattcaaattaagataaATTAGTGTATTTTCCCGTGAAAATTTTGTACCGATCAAACAAATAACATTTAGCTTtgtttcacccaaaattttttGCGAAAGATTAACTTACATTTAGATAAATTCATTAATGAGATAGTGTAATTAGGAAAgtatatttcaaaatattatcaaattaACCTTGTTATTGAAgcctattaaataaaaattaatcaaaacTCACCGATTCCCTTCCACCTTGGACTCCTTTTATTGCCATACACAGCCAAACCCTCCCTGATCAAAGAACTCAAATTCCGGGTCGCAACTCGGGCCTCCGACAGCAACCCCTCCTCCGCCAGCCCCTCCACACAACCGTTATGGCTGGCCAATGCGGCACTCAACCAAGTCACCCCATCATCGTGGCTGCAGTTATCTGCCCGAACTATCCGGGCTAGCCTCGGCTCCACGTCTCGATACATCTTCAGGCAATCTCCCACAACCCCCGGGACCGGCCCGGATTTCGATCCTCGGCTAATATCATCCCAGCTAGCTATTGCAAGCAGCATCTCCTCCCTCACCATTTTCACCACTTCAAGCTCCTCCCTGCAAGAAACATCAACACGTGCAGAGGCCAGAAGCACAAGGATCAGAAAGGTGGTGGACAAAGGCAACATCTTTGTTTCCTGAATTTGATCGAATTAATGCAAAGATGATTGAATGGGATCGAATATATGTAGAGTAAATGCATGAATAATCGGTCCGTAAGCTTATACACACGTATAGCCATGTGTCGTCGTGTGGAGCTAGCTTATATGTACTGTGCGGTGGCTTCGAATGCCTTTGTTGGGACGATTTTAATGCGTTCGATTCCCATAATCGAACAATGAATAATGGCAAGTTTTGGCTTTGTTTTGTTCATATCTAACTGTTTCATGAATCAGTTACAATCTTCCTTGTATAACATGAACCATTTCAATCATCTAGATTTCAGCCATTTGGTCTTCACCGCTTAAACTTTCGAACCGATTGTCTGCCTATAGCTTGAAAACGTTTCAACCATTAGACTTTCAACCGGTTGTTCAAAGCTTTCAAAACGCTTCATTAAAGAGCTATTATTGCTCACTCAATGAAAAATATTCTCTGACCGGCTTAGATATTCAattgtgttaattgtcccacatcggttggataaataaccttggagttgtatatatgagaTTTGACAATCCTAACCCCTTGAGCtagtttttggggttgagttagccTCAAGTtctaatcttaacatggtatcataGCTCCGGGTTCCACCGTtattgtaacgaaccgtactttcactacttaaaatttgcggaaaaattaaaattttcttaaataaaaacattcatacggtcgtcactcaacattcataaaaaaataaatcccacaatcatccatcaccaataaaattttgctaaaagaaactgtctcacgttcaaatcaaaacatcagagtaatttaaaaatttgcataaacataaacttgcggtcctcgggtttagcctgccactcagcccaagcctgccccttggtcatcacctcctgcctcctcaacatagtcacctgcatcgatcaagtctagtgagtcctaaagactcaacacgtataaactggaataacgagtactacataataaggtcgcatgcaattttaaaataggacatacataatttgaaacttgaacttgcgcattaaaaacttgaacatacgtacatacatacttcgacgtgccataacttaaactttcataaacatactgcatacgtaaacatacataacttcatcattttgcgtagaggatgtttcaaagcaagtgacccataacgtaaaagagcctgatcagactataccacagtactgggctgacagggacgtatccactgccgcatacataagatccctgttcataatttaacaggccagttgatccacgttcataatttaacgcttcacaaccacgatctaaacccgttgcacggacctgtacacggaccctgacacggggtccgtgcctttgttgctcttctcggcgtctttttccagtatctacacggacccctacacgaggagggcacggggtccgtgcctttgggtttcacttagtgttttttttccagtatctacacggacccttacccggaccctgacacggggtccgtgcctttgcttcctttcaatgtcttcttccagagtctacacggacccccatccggacccgagcacggggtccgtgcccttccgTTTCCCCACACACTCTAGGCagatgtacacggaccctctcccggacccaaacacggggtccgtgtacccttgttttgggaaattttgtaagttcattttaagtttgatgtttgGTTAGTgtgcaaggattattaagggcgtgtcgtggcaaatcgtagaaggtcctaaggtatgattgagcttgagggtaagcatgtgttttctatgtctaagcaatgcagttaagtatgaaattcacgttagtaagttggcagcaacggccccagtcgaagtccaacgaatccctcaacgccaagtagtagtatgttgacgtgcaagaaaacattttttttagtttttgaggtatgctaaatgtcttgtgaccaaattatgttaggattggaaagcgttaaattatgaacggggaccaatccgcccgttaaattatgNNNNNNNNNNNNNNNNNNNNNNNNNNNNNNNNNNNNNNNNNNNNNNNNNNNNNNNNNNNNNNNNNNNNNNNNNNNNNNNNNNNNNNNNNNNNNNNNNNNNAGCAAGTCCTCTAaaacctgaatcactcgctcagactggccatctgtctgcgggtgaaaagctgtactgaacagtaacttcgtccccatggctgcatgtaagctcttccagaaggacgatgtaaacctcgggtccctgtcggacacaatagagactgggaaaccatgcaaccggacgatctcctggatataaagatccgcatactgcgtcatggagaaagtcgtcttcactggcagaaaatgcgctgacttagtgagtcggtccactataacccaaatggagttcgatcctctgactgacctcggtaatccaaccacaaaatccatagtaatgttctcccacttccactcggggatggggagtgactttaccaaccctgctggtctctgatgttcagcttttacttgctgacaagtgagacattctgacacaaacctacggatgtctcgcttcatccctggccaccaatacaataactgaaggtctttgtacatcttggtgcctcctgggtgaatggaatacggagatgcgtgtgcctctgtcaaaatatcctgtctgatcgaaccaacactaggcacccacattctacctctgtatcgcacaatgccgtctgaaactgtgtacagcacactgcccttggcttcgtctttcagtctccatttctgtaactgctcatctgtaGACTGACAtgctcggattcggtctagcaaatcagatttgactgtcagattagacagcctaggagccttgccatcacgataaatctctagaccaaacttctgaatctccgactgtagtggtctctgagctgtcaactgagc
It encodes:
- the LOC140840486 gene encoding LOW QUALITY PROTEIN: probable pectinesterase/pectinesterase inhibitor 36 (The sequence of the model RefSeq protein was modified relative to this genomic sequence to represent the inferred CDS: deleted 1 base in 1 codon) — protein: MLPLSTTFLILVLLASARVDVSCREELEVVKMVREEMLLAIASWDDISRGSKSGPVPGVVGDCLKMYRDVEPRLARIVRADNCSHDDGVTWLSAALASHNGCVEGLAEEGLLSEARVATRNLSSLIREGLAVYGNKRSPRWKGIGVKRKPVSNQEGGPLTSWNPATSKADLVVAKDGSGNYKTINEAIVALAGMGGNRPERAIIYVKSGLYNEKVEIGRDLKNIMLVGDGMDKTVVTASGNVQDGQTTFSSATFGVSGDGFWARGVAFENTAGPHKHQAVALRASSDLAIFYQCSFKGYQDTLLVHSLRQFYRDCQIHGTIDFIFGDAAVVFQNCDIFVRRPMDHQSNMVTAQGRDDPNENTGISIVNSRVVPASDFGDVKGMFKSYLGRPWKKYSRTVVSKTDLDGMIDGKGWTEWDGDFALSTLYYGEYMNTGSGASTAARVKWPGFHAMSDPREVAPFCVQNFVGGDSWIPASGVPYWTGI